ATTATCTCAGTTATGACATTTCAGATGGTTGACAACAATTTATGTTAATGTATGCTATTAGCTAGTTTCAAGGGTGTAACTCTCTTTATTTTGACAGGAAAAATCGGCGAAAATGTTGGTCGATTGGATTAGAGATTATTTTTCTGAGGTTGGCATACAAAAAAAGAGGAGCTCAAGAATTTGTCTGGTGAAGCACATTCAACGTTTGTATTGTTTGTCTTTGATCATTTGGTGAGAGAACTCGAGGAAAGCAATGGAAAATTTTGCTTACTGGTAAACTTTCATACAATTTGACTCATTAgacattataaatttataatgtgATATGGTTCCAGGCAATTAGGTAGTTCATCACAATCTCAAAGCTTCTCAAACTAGAACAAGGTATTACTAATGCTTCATAATTCTGGATTATACATTTGTTATAGAGCTTGATAATTATATACAATCTTTTTATGGTGGCAGAACTATGGCATATGATTGCAAGAACATCCTGTCATTCACCTGTTCTGTTCATGAATGTCTTGTTGGATGCCCAACATAAAAGCCTAACACAAAAGCCAGCCAAAAGAATAAATCTTGGAAGCTTTTTTTTGATACTACACCAAATTGAACACCCAGTGGCTGGCAAAGAGGCCCTACATGTTGATGTCTGATGTGATACATGTTGCACTGGAGACATGAATGCCATACCCTTTCCTGCAGTATCTATGATTGAACATAATTGAATGGTGAGTCCAAACTGATTCCTGCATTGATCTTCCTATACACTAACAAAATTTTCGAGAATCATTTGATTCCAGCAATTGTTTTGAGTTTGAATTAGAATTTGGCTGCAAGCAATGGCTCAAATAATTCATGATTGTCTATATTTTTGGGCTTCCTTTCATCTTACAAGTTTAATATACAAAATACTTTAATATGTACAAAAAATGTATGTGGAGAAGTTAAGACTCTAATTATACATGCATTAGTATGTGTGTGTGTCAAATATATGCCTacataatttttttcaatctcaGATATGAATAAGTAGCTAAATTAGCTGTCCAATTCTTGTTGACCTAGAAATCCAATGAAACAAAGGAAATTATACTCTTATTCCTAACAATATCTTTGATTGAATACTAGTCTGATGAGCATGAATGGTTCattacagtatatatatatatatatatatatatatatatatatatatatatatatatatatatatatatatatatatatatatattcagtgaTATCACGTTAAGATCAATTATGGAGGCTTCAAAGTAAATGTCAACTCTATGGTCAGGGGATAGTAAAAGAAATGTTATCAAATTGATGGGAAGTAATCctttagtaagaaaaaaaaaagacaattatTTTCCACATGATGAAGCCACCCCTCTCAATCATGATGTCTTAGAGAACATGTAAAGCTTAGCTCTTAAGGATTTTGAGTAGACTAGGGCTAATTATTAAGACATCCCTAATAATTTCAAAGCTAATTATTATGAGTAGAGTAGATCTAATAATCTCAAAGCTTAATTAAAATGGTTCCAATTACACCATCCCTAATCCTCATCATCCCCTACTCCTAATTTTCTTGGCATGTGAGATTAATTAATCAACTAATTAATCAATTAGCTAATTAGTTAGGAGggagggtgagagagagagagggaagaaaGCAATATTCACCATTAAAGAGAAGGACAAGTTCTTTGGTTAATTAATTAGAGTGGGAGACAGAGGATATTAATAATTAGCTAATTAagtattttttttactaataaaaaaatacataaaactaattattaaaatattttgaattagGTTTACTCTCTCCCTTTTATTATTTCTTGTCCTATTTCTTTCCTTGGTAAGGAAACCGCTCCTTTCTccacctttctcttcttcttccttcccatCACCCTTTAAAAGTCGTGCTTCTGGCCAATCTAATAGTGgggattagggttagggttcggaTCTCTCTTCGATATAATCTCGTCCGATGGCCTCGGAAAATGGCACCTTTCTAGGGTTTTCGATCTGCTCCTGAGGAGTTGGTCCTGTTTCTCGACCGCATTCCGTCGAATTTTCCGGCCCGATATTGTCCTCTGGCGGCGTAGCCGCGGCGGATATGGACGGGTTGCGGCCGGACCACTGGGATCCGGTGGAGGAGGATGAGGGGATCGATCACTTCGACCGGCTGCCGGACTCGGTGCTCCTTGTGATCTTCAACCTGGTCGGCGACGTCAAGGCCTTGGGGCGTTGCTGCGTCGTCTCCCGCCGCTTCCACGCCCTCGTCCGACTCGTCGACGAGGTCGTCGTCCGAGTCGACTGTGTCATCTCCGACGATCCCTCCCTCTCCCGGGTCGCCGAGGCGGGCGGCGCTGCCGCGTCAGACAAGCCCCGCGGCGTCTTCTCCCACCTTGCTCGCATCGTCCTCGGCGGCCTCGTCAAGCCCCTCGTGGCTCTCGGGCAAATCCTgtccccctcctcttcctcctccgctgctgccgccgccgccttcaCCGCGGCCAGGAAGTCCGCGCCATCGTCCTCTTCATTCTCTTCAACTTCGTCCGATGTCTCCCACCATTCCCCGACCGAAGTCTTGAAGAACTTCAATGTGATCCGGCGCCTCCGCATCGAGCTTCCCGACGGTGAGCTCGGCGTCGACGACGGCGTCCTCTTGAAGTGGAGGGCGGACTTCGGATCCACCCTCGATAGCTGCGTCATCCTTAGTGCCTCATCCGTGGCGTTCTCGTCTTCCATTTCCCCGGACTCCCCAAACCCTAATCCTAGTCTTAGTTTCGAGGACGCTTGTGTCGGTGATGATTGCGGAAGCATGCCAGATTCGTTCTATACTGATGGAAGCTTGAAGCGGAGGGTGGTGTGGACTATTAGTTCGCTGATTGCCGCCTCAGCGCGGCATTATCTTCTCCATCCTATTGTGGCTGACCATGAAACATTAGAGAGCTTGCATCTAACAGATGCCGATGGGCAGGGGGTGCTGACCATGGACCGGCGGCAACTGCAGGAATTAAGGGGAAAGCCAGTGATGGCTTCGGGGTGCTCGCAACGGACACTTCTGCCGGCACTAAGCATGCGTCTGTGGTATGCACAGCAGCTCGAGTTGCCGGATGGGATGTTGTTGAAGGGTGCGACATTGTTGGCCATCAAACCAAGTGAGGAGTGGACGACGGGGGCAGCCGGTGGATCTGTCGGGCTCTCAGATGGTTGCAGGGTTTCAGATGCCTTTGAAGAGCCATACAGGACAGCAGCCAAGATGCTCATGAATAGGAGGACTTATTGCCTCGAGATGAATTCCTTCTGAGCCCACAGAAGCCAAACCCAAGTTTGGTCGTCCACAGGTAAAAATTAAATCTTACTCGAGTTAAAGGAGAACTCCAAGTTGAATTTGCAAGATTTTTATAGAGATAATCAAGGTTGCAGATTGCTAGGTTGTTTGATGGGAACTGGAAATTGGTTATAAGCCATCCTGTTTGCCGCGTTATGACGGTGAACATCATGAAGAAAGCTACTGTTAGATTAAAAGTAACTTGGATTGTGGTTTGTGTTTGTATGTGTGTAAACAAGAATCAAAGTGGTATACATGTGAAAAGCGATCTACAAATGCATTCTTTACTTGCCTTTCATAAACCAAAATTGTCCAATGCCAATATGTTATAACCAAAAGCATATAGCATGTTGCAcctcttttatatattttctattgTAATCCTGGTTATTTGTTCCAATTGTTGTGTAGTTGTATAGTTTTGACAGGCTTATGAGCATAAATGAGAAACTATACTTGATAAGAATTACTATGTCAATTCGGCATTGATCACTGTTTTCTTTTAGAATATTTTGGATCATCAACTGTTTGT
The DNA window shown above is from Musa acuminata AAA Group cultivar baxijiao chromosome BXJ2-4, Cavendish_Baxijiao_AAA, whole genome shotgun sequence and carries:
- the LOC103982949 gene encoding F-box protein At5g46170, which gives rise to MDGLRPDHWDPVEEDEGIDHFDRLPDSVLLVIFNLVGDVKALGRCCVVSRRFHALVRLVDEVVVRVDCVISDDPSLSRVAEAGGAAASDKPRGVFSHLARIVLGGLVKPLVALGQILSPSSSSSAAAAAAFTAARKSAPSSSSFSSTSSDVSHHSPTEVLKNFNVIRRLRIELPDGELGVDDGVLLKWRADFGSTLDSCVILSASSVAFSSSISPDSPNPNPSLSFEDACVGDDCGSMPDSFYTDGSLKRRVVWTISSLIAASARHYLLHPIVADHETLESLHLTDADGQGVLTMDRRQLQELRGKPVMASGCSQRTLLPALSMRLWYAQQLELPDGMLLKGATLLAIKPSEEWTTGAAGGSVGLSDGCRVSDAFEEPYRTAAKMLMNRRTYCLEMNSF